Proteins from one Deinococcus sp. AB2017081 genomic window:
- a CDS encoding RidA family protein has product MKQKISSGSPWEAKIGYSRAVRIGNVVQVSGTTATVNGEVVGVDDPAEQTRAALGIIRTALETAGARLEDVVRTRIYVTDISRWQEVGTAHGEVFGEIRPATTMVQVAALIDPLHLVEIEAEAVIGE; this is encoded by the coding sequence ATGAAGCAGAAGATCAGCAGCGGCAGTCCATGGGAAGCGAAGATCGGCTATTCACGGGCGGTGCGTATCGGCAATGTCGTGCAGGTCAGCGGCACGACCGCCACCGTGAACGGCGAGGTGGTCGGCGTGGACGACCCGGCCGAGCAGACCAGAGCGGCGCTGGGCATCATCCGCACCGCGCTGGAGACGGCCGGTGCCCGCCTGGAGGACGTGGTGCGCACCCGCATCTACGTGACGGACATCAGCCGGTGGCAGGAGGTCGGCACCGCCCACGGCGAGGTCTTCGGCGAGATCCGCCCGGCGACGACCATGGTGCAGGTCGCCGCGCTGATCGACCCGCTGCACCTCGTGGAGATCGAGGCCGAGGCCGTCATCGGGGAGTGA